In Telopea speciosissima isolate NSW1024214 ecotype Mountain lineage chromosome 10, Tspe_v1, whole genome shotgun sequence, the DNA window GCAATGGTTTGTTTAGTTTATGGGTTAAGCTTGGTTAAAGAGTTGGTTtagttttagggaaaaagaacgatgCCTAATCACGTGgccctacgcccagacacaaccCTCTGAAATGACCATCTGGCcgtacaaaatgaaaaatctcccCATGGTTGAGCTGATGTGTGTCCTCTCATCGGTCCCCGCGCTAGTGTAGGGGCCACATGACCGAGCAACGTTCTTCTTCTCTGAAAAATAACACCCTCAAATCTTCGACATCTCATGACCTTATTATCCCCACATTGATGAAATTATTTATGTATTTGTTTCAAAAGTAatcatttaaaattcaaaaatatgAATTGagtttatattaaataattactTATGTCTTTTGTATGAGAGTcgatttattttaaataattatttaaattttttttatgaaacgaTTTTTTTTCTGCGTCATTTTCcttgaaaccatttaataaacgatttgattttagtttcattatatagaaccatttaataaataggTCAATTTTGGTTTCTACCTTTGACACTATGAACAGAACCATACTATTTAACCGATAGTGCACCATTTAACACCCAAGGGAGGTTTATGATTCGTGATTATGTAGGCCTAACCTCCATTTCTACAACAATAGCAGAAGATGCAAGTAGGAGTGAAATGGAACAATGTAATTTGGATCACTTGTTGCTGATGGACTGATCCCAATTCCCAATATGTTAAATTatgggtgtaagtttggccctatgAACCCAAGCTCGTCAAAGCCCATCCTGAGTTCGGACATTGCCTAGGTTGGGAGTTTGAGGTCAGGCCTGGCCAGTCCTGGGCTGAAGCCTCAGGCTGAGCCCAGGATGGGCCAGGCTTATTTTGAAGCCTCATGCTGAGCCCAGCCTAGCCCAAACCAATACACCTCTCCTCTTGAGTCTTGACTCCTTGTTCCTTATTTCCAGAATCAGTTGCCTTGGAGATTGGCTCTTGACTGGAAAATTTAAAACCGTCTTTTGTGTTGGATGGTTTGGTGTTTTGATAATCCCTGATTTAAGTCAAGTCTTTAGGATTATTTTTAATAAtggttgttgttgatgatgtttCATTCGAATCAGGATCATGTTCACTTACGTAACATACGAGAACAgctcacagccgttcagatggaattcactttgtgggacccacattgagtgattccatctgaacgattGTGAGCCATTCTTGTATAATAACGTGAGCCCAACTCAACTCATTAACTgattaaaccccccccccccccacttccCCCTTCAGTGCATTTAAGGAcacaaatgataaaaaaaaaaaatattaagaccaactagggtcaatcagggccagtCCCACGTAGCAAAATTTGGTCAATTTGGCCCAGCCCAGCCTGATCAGGGTCACTTAGAGCTGGGCTGGACTAAGTGCAACATGTTTTAGCCTGGGCTGAGATCTCTCAACCTGACCTCATGGttaggttgggcttgggctgaacTAAGAGAACTCAGGGTTGGACTGGAGTGTTAAAAAACTGGGCCCAACCCAGCCCCGTTTCACCCCTATGTTAAATAATGCCTTGGATGAATATGGATGTTTTACATTAAAAGCGGCTATTTGGTATTTATGATTAGGATCCAAGCTGGCCTTGGTCGATTCCAATCCAAGTTGGATTGTAAGGGGAACTAAGATCTGTATCGGTTGATCCCGATCCCATTCCAATCCAATTTTTTATTCCTTGACCATAGGATAAAAATCAATGTATTGAGACTTAAAAATACATGTAAGTTAACTTTTCatttctatgaaaaaaaaaggtttaacTTTTCATTAAATGGTTAGATTTGTCTAATTGGCATGCCACATAGCATAAACCAAATGCcttaatttgtcattttaatacATATATACCGGATCAACATTCTTTTTGCCTGAATAATTTGataaaatcataattttaattaggggaaaagaatgctacctggtcgcgTGGCTCTTGCACATAAATACAAAAGTGTGCAATAATACCACGTTCCCActatggaaaggtggaaatcctgaCCAAAGCAATGCTTACGCATGCACTTCCATTGGCCAGCGTGCACGTGTAGACTAGAGGTGAAACTAGGCCGGcttgggctgggttttttaaaaccctagcccaaccttgagtcctcttagctcaacctaGGTCGAGCTGATATATCGTAGCCAAGGCCCAATCCTGTcgggctcagcccagcccagcctagcccgcccctgattgaccctgatttttgccaagggctgggttggccctgattgaccctaatttttgctagggcctggttttgatttgtttcatactcaattgactattagactttttttttggttaaaaaacttaacccaatcttaaaattctaaatatttttgtttaataggtaactagtgttttttttttaagcaaaccaatagataattaggtactaaacaaaaattaaaaaatataaacaataaattgtaaaacatAACCTAACATCGGGCTGAGCTGGGGCCTCAATCTTGCCACAATCCTAGCCCAAGccgaccctgacttagggccttaaaatctcaaccctaacccacccatcaggttgaaaaatccagcccaaacATCTTCCATAATGACATAACTGTTAAGGtaatcttttaccaaaaaaaaactgttaaGGTAATCGATTCCAAAATCAAATGCAAGAATCATCACATTTATTAATAAAACGGTCCAATTCCGTTTTTTAGCGGTTTGCCTCGACACAAAGATGATCAATGAAGGTTTTGTGCATGGTGGCACACCTTTGGATGGGACAAAATCCCCAGCGAGAGGACAAAACCACCAACTCCCATTTCTATTTTACAAATCGTGAATGGGAGAGATAAGAGATTAGAGAATTCACAGTGGCCAAACTCTACGACACTCACTGTGCCCTAATGGCGATCTGTAACCAATCTCATTTCCGTtccatctccctctctcctccGTCGACTTCGAGTCTCTTCCTTTCCAAACCCACTTCCTCAACCTTCACTTTTCGATTCCACAGCTTCAGATGCAACAgcactcttctctccaaaaccctagagGCCGAACCAGAACCAGTCCTCACAGCCGTCAAAACCTTCGCACCTGCAACGATCGCTAATCTCGGTCCGGGTTTCGACTTCCTCGGATGCGCCGTCGATGGTGTAGGCGATTTCGTCTCTTTACGAGTCGATCCAGATGTTTGTCCAGGTGAGCTCTCAATCTCCTCTATTAATGGCGTAGGAGATAGTTCCTCAAGGCTCAGCAAAGATCCTCTTTTGAATTGCGCCGGAATCGGAGCGATGTCCGCCATGAAAATGCTCGGGATAAGATCGGTtggtctctcgctctctctagAGAAAGGATTACCACTAGGGAGCGGTCTCGGATCTAGCGCTGCAAGTGCCGCCGCTGCCGTTGTAGCTGTGAATGAGATTTTTGGTCGGAAACTGTCCAGCTCAGATCTTGTCGTCGCAGGGCTGGAATCGGAGGCTAAGGTCTCAGGTTACCATGCTGATAACATAGCACCGGCGGTTATGGGTGGGTTTGTGCTTATCCGCTGCTACGAGCCTCTTGATTTGATCCGATTGAGTTTTCCCATCGATAAGGAGCTATTTTTCGTTCTCGTCACTCCTGAATTTGAAGCTCCGACGAAGAAAATGAGGGCTGTGTTGCCGTTAGAAATCGAAATGTCACATCATATATGGAATTGTAGCCAAGCAGGGGCG includes these proteins:
- the LOC122644188 gene encoding homoserine kinase; protein product: MAICNQSHFRSISLSPPSTSSLFLSKPTSSTFTFRFHSFRCNSTLLSKTLEAEPEPVLTAVKTFAPATIANLGPGFDFLGCAVDGVGDFVSLRVDPDVCPGELSISSINGVGDSSSRLSKDPLLNCAGIGAMSAMKMLGIRSVGLSLSLEKGLPLGSGLGSSAASAAAAVVAVNEIFGRKLSSSDLVVAGLESEAKVSGYHADNIAPAVMGGFVLIRCYEPLDLIRLSFPIDKELFFVLVTPEFEAPTKKMRAVLPLEIEMSHHIWNCSQAGALVASVLQGDLRLLGSALSSDTIVEPKRAPLIPGMEAVKKAAIDAGAFGCTISGAGPTAVAVTDDEETGKKIGYRMVEGFINDGGLKASAIVRRLDRVGARIVSNCPR